The following proteins come from a genomic window of Pseudomonas putida:
- a CDS encoding hydroxymethylglutaryl-CoA lyase, with amino-acid sequence MPLPEKVRLVEVGPRDGLQNEAQPISVADKVRLVDDLTDAGLAYIEVGSFVSPKWVPQMAGSADVFAAIEQRAGVTYAALAPNLRGFEDALAAGVKEVAVFAAASEAFSQRNINCSISESLNRFEPIMQAARSHGVRVRGYVSCVLGCPYEGRVSAEQVAPVAKALHEMGCYEVSLGDTIGTGTAGDTRRLFEVVSAHVPREQLAGHFHDTYGQALANVYASLLEGISVFDSSVAGLGGCPYAKGATGNIATEDVVYLLQGLGIETGIDLDRLIAAGQRISKVLGRANGSRVARARSAQ; translated from the coding sequence ATGCCTTTGCCCGAAAAAGTCCGCCTGGTCGAAGTCGGCCCCCGCGACGGCCTGCAGAACGAAGCCCAGCCCATCAGCGTCGCCGACAAGGTGCGGCTGGTCGACGACCTTACCGACGCCGGGTTGGCCTACATTGAAGTCGGCAGTTTCGTTTCGCCCAAATGGGTGCCGCAGATGGCCGGCTCTGCCGACGTGTTCGCGGCTATCGAGCAACGCGCGGGTGTTACCTATGCCGCCCTGGCGCCCAACCTGCGCGGCTTCGAAGACGCCCTGGCAGCCGGGGTGAAGGAAGTGGCGGTGTTCGCTGCCGCGTCCGAGGCGTTTTCCCAGCGCAACATCAATTGCTCGATCAGTGAAAGCCTCAACCGTTTCGAGCCGATCATGCAGGCGGCGCGCAGCCACGGTGTGCGGGTACGCGGTTACGTTTCCTGCGTGCTCGGCTGCCCATATGAGGGCAGGGTCAGTGCCGAACAGGTCGCCCCGGTGGCCAAGGCGCTGCACGAGATGGGCTGCTACGAAGTCTCCCTGGGTGACACCATCGGTACTGGCACCGCAGGCGATACCCGCAGGCTGTTCGAGGTAGTCTCGGCGCACGTGCCGCGTGAGCAACTGGCCGGGCACTTCCACGATACCTACGGCCAGGCGCTGGCCAACGTGTATGCCAGCCTGCTCGAAGGCATCAGTGTGTTCGACAGCTCGGTGGCCGGCCTTGGGGGGTGCCCCTATGCCAAGGGCGCCACGGGCAATATCGCCACCGAGGATGTGGTGTACCTGCTGCAGGGGCTAGGGATTGAAACCGGCATTGACCTGGACCGCTTGATCGCTGCCGGGCAGCGGATCAGCAAGGTGCTGGGCCGGGCCAACGGCTCGCGTGTGGCGCGGGCACGCAGCGCACAGTGA
- a CDS encoding MerR family transcriptional regulator has translation MSTQTYSISDLSRELDITTRAIRFYEEQGLLSPERRGLERIYSARDKVSLKLILRGKRIGFSLAECRELIELYDPSSGNLKQLNSMLAKITERRAQLEQQMLDIHQMQLELDTAQERCEQALAATLNNNDNR, from the coding sequence ATGAGCACCCAGACCTACAGCATCTCCGACCTGTCCCGCGAGCTGGACATCACCACCCGCGCCATCCGTTTCTATGAGGAACAGGGCCTGCTCAGCCCGGAGCGCCGTGGCCTGGAGCGCATCTATTCGGCACGCGACAAGGTCAGCCTGAAGCTGATACTGCGTGGCAAGCGCATCGGTTTCTCGCTCGCCGAATGCCGTGAACTGATCGAGCTCTACGACCCCAGCAGCGGCAACCTCAAGCAACTCAACAGCATGCTGGCAAAAATCACCGAGCGCCGCGCCCAGCTTGAGCAGCAGATGCTCGACATCCACCAGATGCAACTGGAGCTGGACACCGCCCAGGAACGTTGTGAACAGGCCCTGGCCGCAACGTTGAACAATAACGACAACCGTTGA
- a CDS encoding helix-turn-helix domain-containing protein: protein MKSSLPGVPLFQLYGENQAWPGTDLLHCESIPARSRLHHWEIKPHQHAELFQLLYVQRGQAQVEIEGVRSAIGEAAIQVVPPLTVHGFRFSADIQGHVLTFGTALVANLEQRLGAPLGVLAKPACYPLGKDRVPLRSLIDTLQQEYQGHAPARAPLLEALVTALMVWISRRQQLGQAPRNRDERDRQLLGQYLRLVEAHYREHLSVEDFAARLKIPSLQLNQLCRALSGQTALQLVHQRLLLEAQRNLIYTRMSIGQLSDSLGFSDPTYFARFFKRLSGQTPNGYRRSVQPD, encoded by the coding sequence ATGAAATCTTCACTCCCCGGCGTCCCGCTGTTTCAGTTGTATGGCGAAAACCAGGCATGGCCCGGTACGGACTTGCTGCATTGCGAGTCGATCCCCGCCCGTAGCCGCCTGCACCACTGGGAAATCAAACCGCACCAACACGCCGAGCTTTTTCAGTTGCTGTATGTGCAACGTGGCCAGGCTCAGGTAGAGATCGAGGGCGTGCGCAGCGCCATTGGCGAAGCGGCAATCCAGGTGGTACCACCGCTGACCGTGCACGGTTTTCGCTTCAGTGCCGATATCCAGGGGCATGTGCTGACCTTCGGCACCGCCCTGGTCGCCAACCTTGAGCAGCGCCTGGGTGCACCGCTGGGGGTGCTGGCCAAGCCTGCCTGTTACCCGTTGGGCAAGGACCGTGTGCCTCTGCGCAGCCTGATCGACACGCTGCAGCAGGAGTACCAAGGCCATGCCCCGGCACGCGCGCCCCTGCTCGAAGCCCTGGTGACCGCGCTGATGGTGTGGATCAGCCGTCGCCAGCAACTGGGCCAGGCGCCACGCAACCGCGACGAACGTGACCGCCAGTTGCTGGGGCAATACCTGCGCCTGGTCGAAGCGCACTACCGTGAGCACCTGTCGGTGGAGGACTTTGCCGCGCGGTTGAAAATCCCGAGCCTGCAGCTCAACCAGCTGTGCCGGGCATTGAGCGGGCAGACCGCACTGCAACTGGTGCACCAGCGGCTGCTGCTGGAGGCACAACGAAACCTGATCTACACACGCATGAGCATCGGGCAGTTGTCGGACAGCCTGGGGTTCAGTGATCCGACCTACTTTGCACGGTTCTTCAAGCGCCTGAGTGGGCAAACACCCAATGGTTATCGTCGCTCAGTGCAGCCTGATTGA
- the pobA gene encoding 4-hydroxybenzoate 3-monooxygenase: MKTQVAIIGAGPSGLLLGQLLHKAGIDTVILERQTPDYVLGRIRAGVLEQGTVDLLREAGVAERMEREGLVHEGVELLVGGRRQRLDLKGLTGGKTVMVYGQTEVTRDLMQAREASGAPIIYSASNVRPHELKGERPYVTYEKDGQTHRLDCDYIAGCDGFHGVSRQSIPEGVLKHYECVYPFGWLGMLSDTPPVNHELIYAHHERGFSLCSQRSQTRSRYYLQVPLDERVEDWSDERFWTELKARLPEDVAARLVTGPALEKSIAPLRSLVVEPMQYGHLFLVGDAAHIVPPTGAKGLNLAASDVNYLYRILVKVYREGRTDLLQQYSPLALRRVWKGERFSWFMTQLLHDFGEHKDAWEQKMQEADREYFLSSPAGLVNIAENYVGLPFEDVV, from the coding sequence ATGAAAACTCAGGTTGCAATCATCGGTGCAGGTCCGTCAGGCCTTCTGCTGGGTCAACTGTTGCACAAGGCCGGCATCGACACAGTCATTCTTGAACGACAGACGCCTGACTATGTACTTGGCCGCATCCGTGCCGGTGTGCTCGAGCAAGGTACCGTCGATTTGCTGCGTGAGGCAGGTGTTGCCGAGCGCATGGAGCGCGAAGGGTTGGTACACGAAGGTGTCGAGCTGCTTGTCGGTGGGCGCCGCCAACGTCTGGACCTCAAGGGCCTGACCGGAGGCAAGACGGTCATGGTCTATGGCCAGACCGAAGTGACTCGAGACCTGATGCAGGCGCGCGAAGCCAGTGGTGCGCCGATCATCTATTCAGCCAGCAATGTCCGGCCCCATGAGCTCAAGGGCGAACGGCCGTACGTAACCTATGAGAAGGACGGCCAGACCCATCGCCTGGACTGCGATTACATCGCCGGCTGCGACGGCTTCCACGGTGTTTCCCGCCAGAGCATCCCCGAAGGTGTACTCAAGCACTATGAGTGCGTTTACCCGTTCGGCTGGCTGGGGATGCTATCCGATACGCCGCCAGTGAACCACGAACTGATCTATGCCCATCACGAGCGTGGCTTTTCGCTTTGCAGTCAGCGTTCGCAGACACGCAGCCGCTACTACCTTCAAGTACCGCTGGATGAACGCGTGGAGGATTGGTCCGACGAGCGTTTCTGGACCGAACTCAAGGCGCGCTTGCCCGAAGACGTGGCAGCGCGCCTGGTCACCGGCCCGGCGCTGGAGAAAAGCATTGCTCCGTTGCGCAGCCTGGTGGTCGAACCCATGCAGTACGGGCACCTGTTCCTGGTCGGTGACGCCGCACACATCGTCCCGCCCACCGGGGCCAAAGGCCTCAATCTGGCGGCTTCAGACGTGAATTATCTGTACCGCATTCTGGTCAAGGTTTACCGCGAGGGGCGCACCGACCTGCTGCAGCAGTACTCGCCCTTGGCCCTGCGCCGCGTGTGGAAAGGCGAGCGCTTCAGCTGGTTCATGACCCAGTTGCTACATGACTTTGGTGAGCACAAGGATGCATGGGAGCAGAAGATGCAGGAGGCGGACCGCGAGTATTTCCTGTCTTCACCTGCGGGGCTTGTGAACATTGCCGAGAACTACGTGGGCTTGCCGTTCGAGGATGTGGTTTAG
- a CDS encoding peptidase C39 family protein yields MIVAQGRALPAWRQNKRVSMVQISSKSRVFEPRRLMVACLLAASLSGCAGTPPAAVKGVAQRVEISSVPFYRGNANHSGAMALAALLSQQGAPITPGLLDKPLNLPQGAESLGTGIPRVARDYGRVVYPLDKQLDALLTQVAAGNPVLVRFQEGSAWWSEPRYAVLIGFDRYKQRVLLRSGMHRRQMMAFDDFTSAWAQEGSWAILVQPPRQLPAQVDRQRWLQAADELARAGQELAAKQAVDSLER; encoded by the coding sequence ATGATCGTGGCTCAAGGCCGGGCGTTGCCAGCCTGGCGCCAGAACAAGCGAGTGTCCATGGTGCAAATTTCCTCCAAGTCCCGGGTTTTCGAGCCGCGCCGCCTGATGGTGGCCTGCCTGCTGGCCGCGAGCCTCTCAGGCTGTGCCGGCACGCCGCCGGCCGCCGTCAAGGGCGTTGCGCAGCGGGTCGAGATCAGCAGCGTGCCGTTCTACCGAGGCAACGCCAACCACAGTGGGGCCATGGCGCTGGCGGCGTTGCTCTCGCAGCAGGGCGCGCCGATCACCCCAGGGCTGCTGGACAAGCCGCTGAACCTGCCGCAGGGCGCCGAGTCGCTGGGCACCGGCATCCCGCGCGTGGCTCGCGATTACGGCAGGGTCGTATACCCGCTCGACAAACAGCTGGACGCCCTGTTGACCCAGGTCGCTGCAGGCAACCCGGTGCTGGTGCGTTTTCAGGAAGGTTCGGCGTGGTGGAGCGAGCCGCGCTACGCGGTGCTGATCGGTTTTGACCGTTACAAGCAGAGGGTGCTGCTGCGTTCAGGGATGCACCGGCGGCAGATGATGGCCTTCGATGATTTCACGTCGGCGTGGGCGCAAGAGGGGAGCTGGGCAATACTGGTACAGCCGCCGCGGCAACTGCCGGCCCAGGTGGACCGGCAGCGCTGGCTGCAGGCTGCCGACGAGTTAGCCCGTGCGGGCCAGGAATTGGCGGCGAAGCAGGCCGTGGACAGCCTGGAAAGGTAA
- a CDS encoding NAD(P)/FAD-dependent oxidoreductase, producing the protein MANTPYPQSYYAASANPVPPRPALQGEVETDVCIIGAGYTGLSSALFLLENGFKVSIVEAAKVGFGASGRNGGQIVNSYSRDIDVIERTVGPKQAQLLGHMAFEGGRIIRERVAKYNIQCDLKDGGVFAALTSKQMGHLESQKRLWERFGHNQLELMDQKRIREVVACDSYIGGMLDMSGGHIHPLNLALGEAAAVESLGGIIYEQTPAIRIERGANPVVHTPQGKVRAKFIIVAGNAYLGNLVPELAAKSMPCGTQVITTEPLGEELARTLLPQDYCVEDCNYLLDYYRLTSDKRLIFGGGVVYGARDPANIEAIIRPKMLKAFPQLKNVKIDYAWTGNFLLTLSRLPQVGRIGDNIYYSQGCSGHGVTYTHLAGKVLAEALRGQAERFDAFAGLPHYPFPGGQMLRVPFSALGAWYYSLRDRLGF; encoded by the coding sequence ATGGCCAATACCCCCTACCCCCAGTCCTACTACGCCGCCTCGGCCAACCCGGTGCCGCCACGTCCGGCGCTGCAGGGTGAGGTGGAAACCGATGTGTGCATCATCGGTGCAGGCTACACCGGCCTGTCCAGCGCCCTGTTCCTGCTGGAAAACGGCTTCAAGGTGAGCATCGTCGAAGCGGCCAAGGTCGGCTTCGGCGCATCGGGCCGTAACGGCGGCCAGATCGTCAACAGCTACAGCCGTGACATCGACGTCATCGAGCGCACCGTTGGCCCCAAGCAGGCGCAGCTGCTGGGCCACATGGCCTTCGAAGGCGGCCGCATCATCCGTGAGCGCGTAGCCAAGTACAATATCCAGTGCGACCTGAAGGACGGCGGCGTATTCGCTGCGCTGACCTCCAAGCAGATGGGCCACCTGGAATCGCAAAAACGCCTGTGGGAACGTTTCGGCCACAATCAGCTGGAGCTGATGGACCAGAAGCGCATCCGTGAAGTGGTCGCCTGCGACAGCTATATCGGCGGCATGCTGGACATGAGCGGCGGCCACATCCACCCACTGAACCTGGCCCTGGGCGAGGCTGCCGCGGTCGAGTCGCTGGGCGGCATCATTTATGAGCAGACTCCGGCCATCCGCATCGAGCGCGGCGCCAACCCGGTTGTGCACACCCCGCAGGGCAAGGTGCGCGCCAAGTTCATCATCGTCGCCGGCAACGCCTACCTGGGCAACCTGGTGCCAGAACTGGCGGCCAAATCGATGCCATGCGGTACCCAGGTGATCACCACCGAGCCGCTGGGCGAGGAACTGGCCCGCACCCTGCTGCCGCAAGACTACTGCGTCGAGGACTGCAACTACCTGCTCGACTACTACCGCCTGACCAGCGACAAGCGCCTGATCTTCGGCGGTGGTGTGGTTTACGGTGCACGCGACCCGGCCAACATCGAAGCGATCATCCGCCCGAAGATGCTCAAGGCCTTCCCGCAGCTCAAGAACGTCAAGATCGACTACGCCTGGACCGGCAACTTCCTGCTGACACTGTCGCGTCTGCCACAGGTTGGCCGGATCGGCGACAACATCTATTACTCGCAGGGTTGCTCGGGCCACGGCGTCACCTACACCCACCTGGCGGGCAAGGTGCTGGCCGAGGCACTGCGTGGCCAGGCCGAGCGCTTCGACGCGTTCGCCGGCCTGCCGCACTACCCGTTCCCGGGTGGCCAGATGCTGCGCGTACCGTTCAGCGCCCTGGGAGCCTGGTACTACAGCTTGCGCGACCGTCTGGGCTTCTGA
- a CDS encoding SPOR domain-containing protein, translated as MRKLAVVMAVLALVGCENEVEGVHKQVAEHLPNPKTAKFGNVRIDTKGTICGQVRGKDDAGQYEAYRSYVAIKGDGGQYDIIVDDNGNNLRIREICGGAELQRRAEALADQPAPQGWDVEVIQGANMGALSDMTARLIEKGIPSSVEYRNGKPVVLLGPFPTKEEAEARKAEVMAKLGTDSVVIQHGAQR; from the coding sequence GTGCGCAAACTGGCAGTGGTAATGGCAGTGCTGGCCCTGGTGGGCTGTGAGAACGAGGTCGAAGGTGTGCACAAACAGGTGGCCGAGCACCTGCCCAACCCTAAGACCGCCAAGTTCGGCAACGTGCGGATCGACACCAAGGGCACCATTTGCGGCCAGGTGCGTGGCAAGGACGACGCCGGGCAGTACGAAGCTTACCGCAGCTACGTTGCTATCAAGGGTGACGGTGGCCAGTACGACATTATCGTCGACGACAACGGCAACAACCTGCGTATCCGCGAAATCTGCGGGGGCGCCGAGTTGCAGCGCCGCGCCGAGGCCCTGGCCGACCAGCCTGCCCCCCAAGGCTGGGATGTCGAGGTGATCCAGGGCGCCAACATGGGCGCATTGAGCGACATGACCGCCCGCCTGATCGAGAAGGGCATCCCGTCCTCGGTCGAATACCGCAATGGCAAGCCGGTGGTGCTGCTTGGGCCGTTCCCCACCAAGGAGGAGGCCGAGGCACGCAAGGCAGAGGTCATGGCCAAGCTGGGCACGGATTCGGTTGTCATTCAGCACGGAGCGCAGCGCTGA
- a CDS encoding bifunctional (p)ppGpp synthetase/guanosine-3',5'-bis(diphosphate) 3'-pyrophosphohydrolase, whose translation MSTLERAIVVATKAHEGQYDKGGAAYILHPLRVMMQVSTPEQRIVAVLHDVIEDTPLTLSDLAREGFTLKILAALLALSRRDGESYEDFVVRLGCDPLARTVKMADLADNSDLSRIACPGPADLARLARYRQASAYLQALV comes from the coding sequence ATGTCTACACTGGAACGGGCCATCGTGGTAGCCACCAAAGCACATGAAGGGCAATACGACAAAGGCGGTGCAGCGTACATCCTGCACCCCCTGCGGGTGATGATGCAGGTGTCCACGCCCGAACAGCGCATCGTCGCCGTGCTTCACGATGTGATCGAAGACACGCCGCTGACACTTTCCGACCTTGCCCGCGAGGGCTTCACGCTCAAGATCCTCGCCGCCTTGCTTGCCTTGAGTCGGCGTGATGGCGAAAGCTACGAGGATTTCGTCGTGCGCCTGGGCTGCGACCCACTGGCGCGTACCGTCAAAATGGCCGACCTGGCCGACAATAGCGACCTTTCACGCATCGCCTGCCCAGGCCCTGCCGACCTGGCGCGGCTGGCCCGTTATCGACAGGCCAGCGCTTACCTGCAGGCACTGGTCTAG
- a CDS encoding nuclear transport factor 2 family protein encodes MSPATTSPASTAPYADIEMACLAGAKAALYHWAATVATRDVDKILALYASDAILVPTLSNQVRDCNDSRRNYFENFLANDGLVCDIEVFKKRVSRKLGTVVIGGLYTFALREGDAQRVVPARFLFTFENIDEQWLITGHHSSIEA; translated from the coding sequence ATGAGCCCAGCAACTACCTCGCCCGCCAGCACAGCCCCCTATGCCGACATCGAGATGGCCTGCCTGGCTGGGGCCAAAGCGGCGCTCTATCACTGGGCGGCCACTGTGGCCACCCGTGACGTCGATAAGATTCTGGCGCTTTACGCCTCGGACGCCATCTTGGTGCCCACCCTGTCCAACCAGGTGCGCGATTGCAACGACAGCCGCCGTAATTACTTCGAGAATTTTCTGGCCAACGATGGCCTGGTGTGTGACATCGAGGTTTTCAAAAAACGCGTCAGCCGCAAGCTCGGCACCGTGGTCATCGGTGGCTTGTACACCTTTGCCTTGCGCGAAGGCGATGCTCAGCGCGTGGTACCAGCGCGCTTTCTGTTCACATTCGAGAACATCGATGAACAGTGGCTGATCACTGGCCATCACTCGTCCATCGAAGCTTGA
- the dksA gene encoding RNA polymerase-binding protein DksA: MTEQELLSLPDETYMDAAQQAFFRALLLSQRKELQDRISGEFEAMRQFEPSSDPSDLGTVEEQRQWQLRLLEREKKLLDKIDEALERLSRGEYGWCKETGEPIGLRRLLLRPTATLSIEAKERQERRERHIREG, translated from the coding sequence ATGACCGAACAAGAACTGCTGTCTCTGCCCGATGAAACCTACATGGATGCTGCGCAGCAGGCGTTCTTCCGCGCGCTTTTGCTGTCACAGCGCAAGGAGCTACAGGATCGGATCTCGGGCGAGTTCGAGGCGATGCGGCAGTTCGAACCCAGCAGCGACCCTTCGGACCTCGGCACCGTTGAAGAGCAGCGGCAGTGGCAGTTGCGCCTGTTGGAGCGTGAAAAGAAGCTGCTGGACAAGATTGACGAAGCGCTGGAGCGCCTGTCGCGGGGGGAATATGGCTGGTGCAAGGAGACTGGCGAGCCCATCGGCTTGCGGCGGCTGCTATTACGGCCCACAGCCACGTTGAGCATCGAAGCCAAGGAGCGGCAAGAGCGGCGCGAGCGGCATATACGAGAAGGCTGA
- a CDS encoding DUF1654 domain-containing protein, producing MASTAPATPSSYELLGTRIQKIINSPTAQRSRAALIFRLEQESPDDWETLLEEIAENDNVTLAHRDDGGVQIFWTVPKDD from the coding sequence GTGGCCAGTACCGCCCCCGCAACGCCGAGCAGTTATGAACTACTGGGTACGCGTATCCAGAAAATCATCAACAGCCCCACCGCTCAACGTAGCCGCGCCGCCCTGATCTTCCGCCTGGAGCAGGAGTCGCCCGACGACTGGGAAACCCTGCTCGAGGAGATCGCCGAGAACGACAACGTCACCCTCGCCCACCGCGACGATGGCGGTGTGCAGATTTTCTGGACGGTGCCGAAGGACGATTGA
- a CDS encoding asparaginase: MNAALKTFAPSALALLLILPTTASAKEAQTQQKLANVVILATGGTIAGAGASAANSATYQAAKLGIDKLIAGVPELADIANVRGEQVMQIASESISNDDLLKLGKRVAELAESKDVDGIVITHGTDTLEETAYFLNLVEKTDKPIVVVGSMRPGTAMSADGMLNLYNAVAVASDKQSRGKGVLVTMNDEIQSGRDVSKAVNIKTEAFKSAWGPMGMVVEGKSYWFRLPAKRHTVNSEFDIKQISSLPQVDIAYGYGNVTDTAYKALAQNGAKALIHAGTGNGSVSSRVVPALQELRKEGVQIIRSSHVNQGGFVLRNAEQPDDKNDWVVAHDLNPQKARILAMVAMTKTQDSKELQRIFWEY, translated from the coding sequence ATGAATGCTGCACTGAAGACCTTCGCACCCAGCGCCCTGGCGCTGCTGCTGATCCTGCCAACCACCGCTTCGGCGAAAGAAGCTCAAACCCAACAGAAGCTGGCCAACGTGGTCATCCTCGCCACCGGCGGCACCATTGCCGGCGCCGGCGCCAGCGCTGCCAACAGTGCCACATACCAAGCGGCCAAGCTGGGCATCGACAAGTTGATCGCCGGCGTGCCGGAGCTTGCCGACATTGCCAACGTGCGCGGTGAGCAAGTGATGCAGATCGCCTCCGAAAGCATCAGCAATGACGACCTGCTCAAGCTGGGCAAGCGCGTCGCCGAACTGGCCGAAAGCAAGGACGTCGACGGCATCGTCATCACCCACGGCACCGACACCCTGGAAGAAACCGCCTACTTCCTCAACCTGGTAGAGAAGACCGACAAGCCGATCGTGGTGGTGGGCTCCATGCGCCCCGGCACTGCCATGTCGGCCGATGGCATGCTCAACCTGTACAACGCCGTGGCCGTGGCCAGCGACAAGCAGTCCCGCGGCAAGGGTGTACTGGTGACCATGAACGACGAGATCCAGTCTGGCCGCGACGTGAGCAAGGCGGTCAACATCAAGACCGAAGCATTCAAGAGCGCCTGGGGCCCGATGGGCATGGTTGTAGAGGGTAAATCGTACTGGTTCCGCCTGCCGGCCAAGCGTCACACCGTCAACTCGGAATTCGACATCAAGCAGATCAGCAGCCTGCCCCAGGTGGACATCGCCTACGGCTATGGCAATGTGACCGACACGGCCTACAAGGCACTGGCACAGAACGGCGCAAAAGCGCTGATTCATGCCGGTACCGGCAACGGTTCGGTGTCGTCGCGCGTGGTGCCGGCGCTGCAGGAGCTGCGCAAGGAAGGTGTGCAGATCATCCGCTCGTCGCACGTCAACCAGGGCGGTTTCGTGCTGCGCAACGCCGAGCAACCGGATGACAAGAACGATTGGGTTGTAGCGCACGACCTGAACCCGCAGAAGGCGCGGATCCTGGCCATGGTGGCAATGACCAAGACCCAGGACAGCAAAGAGCTGCAGCGGATTTTCTGGGAATACTGA
- a CDS encoding sugar ABC transporter substrate-binding protein, protein MKLPFPGRLLALAVISSLSLALPLSAAHAEDKPKVALVMKSLANEFFRTMEDGAKAYQKDHANEFELVANGIKDETDTGNQIRIVEQMIATGAKALVIAPADSKALVPVIKKAMDAGITVVNIDNRLDPDVLKSKNLSVPFVGPDNRKGARLVGDYLAKEKLKAGDQVGIIEGVPTTTNAQQRTAGFKDAMEAAQMKIVSVQSGNWEIDKGNAVAAAMLNEYPDLKALLAGNDSMALGAVSAVRAAGKTGQVQVVGYDNINAIKPMLKDGRVLATLDQAASQQAVYGIQAALQMLKGQKPNVDADNVIQTPVELITKP, encoded by the coding sequence ATGAAACTGCCGTTTCCCGGTCGTCTGCTGGCGCTCGCCGTCATTTCCTCGTTGTCGCTTGCCCTGCCTCTGTCCGCCGCCCATGCCGAAGACAAACCCAAGGTCGCCCTGGTGATGAAGTCGCTGGCCAACGAATTCTTCCGCACCATGGAAGACGGCGCCAAGGCCTACCAGAAAGACCACGCCAATGAATTCGAGCTGGTGGCTAACGGCATCAAGGACGAGACCGACACCGGCAACCAGATCCGCATCGTCGAACAGATGATAGCTACCGGCGCGAAGGCGCTGGTCATCGCACCGGCCGACTCCAAGGCCCTGGTGCCAGTGATCAAGAAAGCCATGGACGCCGGCATCACGGTGGTCAACATCGACAACCGCCTGGACCCCGACGTACTCAAGAGCAAGAACCTCAGCGTACCCTTTGTCGGGCCCGACAACCGCAAGGGCGCGCGCCTGGTGGGTGACTACCTGGCCAAGGAAAAGCTCAAGGCCGGTGACCAGGTCGGCATCATCGAAGGCGTGCCGACCACCACCAATGCCCAGCAGCGTACCGCCGGCTTCAAGGACGCCATGGAAGCGGCGCAGATGAAGATTGTCTCGGTGCAATCGGGCAACTGGGAAATCGACAAAGGCAACGCTGTCGCCGCCGCGATGCTCAACGAATACCCCGACCTCAAGGCGCTGCTGGCCGGTAACGACAGCATGGCCCTGGGCGCTGTCTCGGCCGTGCGCGCCGCCGGCAAGACCGGCCAGGTGCAAGTGGTGGGCTACGACAACATCAACGCCATCAAGCCCATGCTCAAGGATGGCCGCGTGCTTGCCACCCTCGACCAGGCGGCCAGCCAGCAGGCGGTGTACGGCATACAGGCGGCATTGCAGATGCTCAAGGGCCAGAAGCCGAACGTGGACGCCGACAACGTCATCCAGACCCCGGTCGAACTCATCACCAAGCCTTGA